Genomic segment of Terriglobales bacterium:
GCCTACGCCCTCGGCCTCTCCGGCAACCGCCTGCTGGTGGGCACGCTGGGCGGGCTCTCCATCCTGCAGGACGGCGTGGTCCAGACCAGCTACACCACCGCCAACTCCGGGCTCAAGGCCAACTGGATCACCGCGCTGGCCCCGGTAGGCGAGGAGTGGTTCGCCGGCACCTACGGCGCCGGCATCCTGCGTCTCGACGCCAACGGCCGCTGGCAGAGCTTTGACGACGCCAGCGCCGACTTCGAGGTCAACCCCAACGCCATGCTGGTCACGCCCACCCGCGTCTATGCCGGGACGCTGGGCCGCGGCCTCTACGTCTACGACCGCGAAAGCGGCCGCTGGACGGTGATGGCCTTGGGCCTGCCCTCCTCCAACGTCACCGCCCTGGCGGTCGCCGGCGGCTTCCTCTACGTCGGCACCGACAACGGCCTGGTCCGTATCCCCGAAGGAGCCCGATTCTGATGCGTCGCGCCTTCCATTTCGCGCTGCTTTGGCTGGCCGCCGTCCCCCTGCTCTGGGGCGACGCCGGCGTGCTCATCCCCCGCGACAAGCAGCAGCCCGATCCCTCCATCCTCTCGCTGGAGGAGATGGAGATCACCATCCGCATCGACAACGGCGACGCCCGCGTCTTCGTGCGCGAGGTCTTCGCCAACCACACCAACGGCATCCAGGAGGGCGACTACGTCTTCGCCCTGCCCGGCAGCGCCACCGTCAGCGACTTCGCGGTCTGGGACGGCTCCACCCGCATCCCCGCCGTGATTCTCGAGCGCAAGCGCGCCGAGGAGATCTACAACAGCCTGCGCTGGCAGTCCCTCGATCCCGGGCTGCTGGAGATGGGCGAGCGCACCGCCGAGGAGGCGCGCCGCACCGCCGTCTTCTCCGCCAAGATCATGCCCATTCCGGCCTACGGGACAAAGCGCCTGGAAATCGAGTACCACGAATCGATTCCGGTAGAAACCTTAAAGTCTTACTTCGCCATCCCTCTGCGCCCCGACGCCTATCACTCGCAGACCGCTGCCCACCTCTGGATCCACTTCGAATTGCACTCCGCCCACGCCCTGAAGGACGTGCAGTTCCCCAGCCAGCTCTACCCGCTCCAGATCAAGCAGCAGGACGCGCACACCATGCGCGGCGAGTTCGAGGGCCGCAACGTCGACCTGGCGGAGGACTTTTCCGTGCGCTACAACCTGGACTCCGCGCATGCCGACAGCCTCGAGGTCCTGACCTACCGCAACCCCAACCCCGGCGAGCCCAATCCCACCGAGATGGCCCCGGTGCAGGGCGGGCCGGAGCCCGGATTTTTCGAGGCCTCAGCGCTGTTGGGCATGGGACAGGCGGGCGGCGGCGCGACCGCCGGCGGGCCTCCCCGCACCGTCATCGCGCTCTTCGATGCCTCGCTCTCCATGCAGTGGGAGAAGCTGGACCGCAACTACGAGGCCCTGGACAAGCTGCTGCGCTCGCTGCGTCCCACCGACAAGTTCAACCTGCTGCTCTTCAACACCGAGGTGACGCCCTTCGCGCCCGCGCCCGTCGCCGCCGATCCCGCCACCGTGCAGAAGGCGCTGGATTCGGTGAAGGCCAGCCGGCTGCGGGGCGGGACGAACCTGCAGGCGGCGCTCAGCGCGGCTCTTGATCAAGCCCGGCAATCTCCCGGCGCCTACCTGGTCTTGCTCTCCGACGCGGGCGCCACCCGCGGCACCATCCAGAACGGCAAGTTGGCCGCCTGGTACGCCGCCCAGTGGCAGCAGCTTCCTGAGAACCAGCGCCCCCACACCTACATCTTCGCCGTGGGCGACGACGCCAACATGCCCCTGGTCAAGCTGCTCTCCCGCCAGGAGGGCGTACAGGAGTGGGTGCGCTCCACCGAGCCCATCGACTTCAAGCTCACCGCCTTCCTCTCCAAGATCGGCCGCGACCCCATCGCCGGCCTCC
This window contains:
- a CDS encoding VIT domain-containing protein codes for the protein MRRAFHFALLWLAAVPLLWGDAGVLIPRDKQQPDPSILSLEEMEITIRIDNGDARVFVREVFANHTNGIQEGDYVFALPGSATVSDFAVWDGSTRIPAVILERKRAEEIYNSLRWQSLDPGLLEMGERTAEEARRTAVFSAKIMPIPAYGTKRLEIEYHESIPVETLKSYFAIPLRPDAYHSQTAAHLWIHFELHSAHALKDVQFPSQLYPLQIKQQDAHTMRGEFEGRNVDLAEDFSVRYNLDSAHADSLEVLTYRNPNPGEPNPTEMAPVQGGPEPGFFEASALLGMGQAGGGATAGGPPRTVIALFDASLSMQWEKLDRNYEALDKLLRSLRPTDKFNLLLFNTEVTPFAPAPVAADPATVQKALDSVKASRLRGGTNLQAALSAALDQARQSPGAYLVLLSDAGATRGTIQNGKLAAWYAAQWQQLPENQRPHTYIFAVGDDANMPLVKLLSRQEGVQEWVRSTEPIDFKLTAFLSKIGRDPIAGLHLDASPASNFDMVYPLQEAPFSGSMASWIGQYKAPAKSASFVAQGVRDGQPLEMKATHPLPEQDLEHPQLPRLWARARVDALLEKIEREGEDKATIDEIIRLARKYKFVTPYTSFLAVPRALLRPRVMRPGDPVLRVRTDPSIVSVVALFPFGLVKPLRYLPDEDTWQTRFLAPPEMNDGTYRVRLVLRDNSGHVYRESKSFVILSKPPVVRVRLDQAQVHRGQTVMLRASASSSTRTVVARLPGASPVYLHWSDQAGANTGELVIPDYLPAGKYTLTVTAEDIAHNIGSQEVALEVLP